The genomic stretch TCAGACTCAAATCCATATGAACTCCTTCCAATGACAACAGTGGTGAGATCATGAACATGCCGTTCCCACCAATATATAAAACAGAAACCACAGCGTCAGTCATTCCTTGTTTTTATATGTCTGGGACTTAAAATAACGATGGGAACATCCTCTGGGTTTTACTGGTTGTGTTTCTAAAAGTGCACCTGCATACAACATTCGTTGATATAGTCTTTATACCTACAAGATAACTAACATCTTACACCTCAgtttcaaagaaaaaacaaataaaagaagagTAAGAAAAACAGATTTCCCTTCCCCATATGTCAATTAAATCTTAAGGCAAAAACCCACCTGAAAATGGAATTTTTATGCTCTTAGATAATTCGATCCAAACGTCTGAGCGAGATCATTAACAGCCCAGACTCTTTTCTGTAATCACAGAGCTTTTCCACTCACAATGAAGGAGATGCTGACTCTGCTGACTCACTGAGGAGTCACGGAAAGGTCAGGCTGTGACATCTCCATGAGATTTTTAAGGATGTGAACCAGAAAATGTGCTCAAACGCCCATAACAAAAAATCTTGGTTGCTGTCACAAAATCTCTTCACTGTCATCCCCGAGTTGCTCTGGGGTTTGTCGCCTTGACATTTGTGGCCGTCTAGTTTCTGGCTCAAACTGGATTGTCTAAATTAAAACCATAACCTAAATTCTATTTCCAGGTGGATAGATTCACCTGATTTAACGTACAACAAAATATCTAACAGGCAAAATCATAACTTCTGATACATGGATGTCATTTTAATGTGCTCTGCTGACACTGCGTTTGAATCGCAAGCATGTATGTTCCATCATGACAATGCCGTGAATGAACAGTTTCTAAAGCAGCAGACAACACTGCCCCCTCCTGGCTAAACAAAAGGGCAACACTACTTAAAGCCAACAGGTGAGTGAAGTATGTGTTATATCAGCATTTACAGCCTAATGACAGCTTTGCTTTCTAAGTGTATGTGTggtctaaaaaaacaaacagcctcTAACAGTCACAATAAAACCATGATTAGTGCAGATTACAAAGTGTGTCGCATGCTGTGGCAAGTCTAACGAGTGTTGTATTCATTAATACCTGTTGGCTTCAAGTGTCACCAACATGAGACACTCCCTATTTATTGACCTTAAGGGCAGATGCATGCTCGTACGCTACCATCAAATGATATAAGGCATTACTTATACATTACAGACAGATGTAAATAGCACTTAACATTCGCCACTAATGAGTACATCGAGGGACTATTACTGTTAACCATTTTCCATTAATAAAGtctcaaaacaaaataaaacaaagtgatATAATTCCTGAATATTTTATTGAGAGTCGTCTTCATCTATAACTCGTCTGGCCGATTTGGGGTTAAGTGTCTTCACTTCGAAATTTGAAACTCCTCGCAGAGTTACTGTTCGTGTTGGTCATGTCCGCTTCTGCCAAATCCAACGTCCTGGGTTTAGGTTGAAGGAAGATGTACAAATAATTAATATTCATGTACGTGTGCTGTGATGGTGATGTCTGTGGTTTGTCAGTGGCTGTTTCCATGCACATCAATAACTCCGGCTGACAAGATTAAGGCAACATTTTAacttaagtcatttttaataCCCCGCATTTATCtgaggaaaatataaaagaagcaAAGTCGTGATGTCACTGACAGTGATTGAATTTTGCTTTGATGCCAGTTCTGTTTAAGTTAATGAGTGAGGCACAGCAAATCACACCATAACCTTGTTGTTTcacctttgactgaaaaatccttccagcagattaaaaacacacattacctGATGTTGCCCGACATTTTTTATCTAAATGTGTCCATTCATTTTCCTTGTTACTGGTCTCtaaacagatcatggctctgtctGTCAGCTGCCTATAAATAGTTCAACTCAAGCCTCTGATTGCTCGAAGCTACATCACGATACATGACCAAACGGGGCCGGTCAGACCTgttaagaaaacaaacagtctgTGGGTCcactcccattcattgtctatggagcagctccacactttatacttgatgaaaTCACATgtttacttctctggtttctggatTTAACAGactagctcatgttcacaaatattgaatGAACTTTCCAAGGCCATATAAATAACATATCGGAAGTATTAATTTAGGTGGTATTCCCCTTTAAAAGGTGAGTCAAATCTTTCCCCAACATTCCGCGATCGTACTTTTTATACAAAAGAGCAAAGCGGAATAACGGCGCAACATTCCCGCCtggaacaggcagtgtaaaagggctACTATAGCACCCAGTCTGCACTCAGTCCAACATGAGACAAGTACAGCTGCCTGAAGTAGGACAGTAAACACAAAAGCTACATCAACAACATAAAGCAAAAGATGGCCGAAACTGAGCTGAGTGGCATCTAATACTACCCCACATCTTGCTCCTGGCAAGAAACTGCGTTCGGCGGCAAAGAaaagaagtgatttaaaatgaaGCAAAACAAGAGTTAACACTGGCGTGGCTTTTCACTGCTGGAGGCGGCTCTCGGACAGTAAAAAGATGAGGATTGATGCTGAACTTGCAACTTTTAGACTGGTAACATCTAACGTTGGCTTTTTAGCAATACATATCTTTAGGTTAGTTTTTAGAAAATTGtacatgtttatgtatttaACTGTGTTGCATTTTAACTTTTATGCCTGCTCATGTGTGATGTGTGACAGTTGTACTCATCTGTTTGTGTTAATTCTTGTAATGATGTTTATGCTACCTCTCCGCCAGGTTGCTTTTGAAAAATGAGattttaagggtgctttcaaaCCTGCCTCGTTTgattcggttcaatcaaactcaagtttgttcgCCCCCCcaagtgtggttcgtttgtggtgagaacgtgttccgacctcgatccgaaccaactgcagtcacatgacacattgtttgggttaaacatgagcatgttacagtcctggaggattattaatgtgcacctcctcctgtactgccttaatatgcacattcagcacatccaatgcatcaaaacattgttttctagttggagccgcacctcgttttcaaactgtatggtttgcctaaaatgaacaatgacagcaatatagtccacgatgaccagcgctaaaatcagcctgcgtagttgtccctccattgtgacattagaaagtgtcacatttatcttgcaagtgtactcttcttcaatgttttgtttacttcctggatttttccagcaaagaaattctgaccaatcaagagcagctttctcacgcaagACATTTTActtggtccacttgtaaatgctgccatgagaacacaaaccaactctaggcaataatgaaaatttgtaacaaaataagtccctgattcagaccaaagcaagcaCCTcgaggtctgaaagcaccctaaatctCAGTGAGACTTTTACCTGGTGAATAAAGGATACATACAACTTACGACAACACAAGCTGCACTGAAAAACATTCCAGTAGGCATCAATATGTGGTTTTGCCGTGGCTGTTATCTACTATGGTCTCACTAAAACTGTGCAAAGCAAACCATCGTCTTTTTGCTTCCATTCATTCTTCTTCCATCAAAAACCACGGTGCTTCTATTACCCACAGCGCAACTCCCTACGGTTCCAACAGGTATTTAGGTGAGTTATGCCCTGACTTCTTTATTTACTTAAGATTTGAATGGCATTTGACACTTGCAGGGTGATGAGTAATGCCAGATATTtctggtttggtttgttttttaatcattgCCTTAATCTCATCCCTCACTGTGACTGGAGTcctgtgtgcatgtacatgtcTCCAATGACAAACCACGATGAGTGTGACCACACTAATAACACCTCACCTCTAATAGATGAAGAGTACCCTTGTTCGGGGAAGAGTGGCGTAGGTGGGATCTGCCAGTTTACGCACTCTGGAGTAGTTAACAAAGCCTCTGATGAACAGCATGAAGCCTGCAGGGCAAAGAAAAGATAAATAATGCAACATCGGAGATTTACCTTAATGTAATCATGGGTAATAGCAGGAAATGCtgtttgtttataaaataatatctctcactTACCCAGGGCCAGGAACACCCACCACAACCAGTACTGTCCATCAAAGTAACCGGGGAAGTAGGTAGAAAACTGGAAGCAATAAAAAAAGTAGTATCTGTTAAGAGCTGTAGTTTAAGTCTTTCTTTACAGTAATACCAATAAATACTGATATGAAATACTGATATACAAACTGGTTTTAATGAATATACAGTGAACAGTTCTTACCCTGACAATGAGGACCCATTTGATGAGGGACAGGCCGAAACCAGAGATGGCCCCATATCGACCGGCGGCTGATGTGGTCAAACAAAACGACAAGAAGAAGCCGATCCAGTTGAAGAGGAATGCCACTGGTgacgaaaaacaaacaaacatatatgTCACTTTTAAAACATGACCAATAGGCAGTAGAAGATTTTTAATGTGAGGTGTTTTTGAAGTCATGAAACTGGCTGCCAcacactctcctcctccatcttttGCTGGAAAGCAAACTTGTGCAGTGAGTGTGCTGGCATTTGCACCCAGTACGTTATCTAACAGCCCTTGTGAATATGCCAAATTCAATTCAGAAAATCGTTGGCAGAGCCCTAATTTAAGACTTACTGCACGACAAATGTTAAAAGAGAGTGCATGATCACTGTCCAGAGTTCTACAGAtacataaataatgaataatggtCTGATTACAAGCCAGCTTTGAAGTGAAGGACAGTTTACTCTTTTAGAAAGAACCACAGTAAACATGTCGACCGTTGAAATGAGTTCTTACTGAAGAAAGTGAGCATGAAGATGCCGTCGTTTCCTATTCGCAGCTGGTCAGCATCTTCAAAGTCATCCCTGGCTACAAAGTCGTCCTCCTGCGCCAACAGCAAGACATATGCAAATACATTACAATTACTTGTGCTTACCTCCAAtttgctttgttgttttgtttaatacTACGGCATGACGAGGAATATTTCTACATGctgtttgaaaattaaatcagtGTACCATGACTCTTCCAGTGACCAGGGGGATGGCTGCCTCTTCTTTGCTCCTCTCTGCTTCATCATAGGAGGGCAGAGTGGTGGCAACGCTGTAGGATGGAGGATTTGGAAATCGTCCTCCATCTTCTTTGTATTCAAAGAAAGCTGTAGAGATAACAAGCAAATGACTATTCAACCAGGCACAGAGGTGAACTCTTCTATGTGGTTAATAAAATCCTGCAGCATAGCTGacattaggggtgggaatcaccagaagatccatgatacgatattatcacaatacttaaggCATGATAAAATATTATTGGgattttaaatgttataatatgctgagtattgtgataaaatatattgcaatttattgcctttttttcaactgtaaattatgtccacAAAGGAAATCTTTGTCAATAGCTGTTTAatttaataagataaagttttttttagtcagttcatctcacttcagccattttttgcagtaaaatgtatctagtggactgaaaaagcaagtGATAATAtcattctagtaggctacctgaagtttaatttgtatttgtaatattaataatttatataattaaaaaatcgatACCTGGCACTATGTGACGATATGATAtttccacacaaaaaaatatcacaaaactatgctgtattgattttttccccaccccttGCTGATATTAGAACTGGGTcatgtggagaaaatcaaatatcacaatatttttgaccaaatacctcaatatcaatattgcaGTGATATTGTACGGTTAACTGCTGACGCTTTCAcatatgatatttttgataaataaccATTAGTGATGTAAATATAACGACTAAGTGGGTAATGACAAACGATaaaacagctagaacagtctggttaATTTAGAAATTTACATCACTTAAAGCTGCCTTTAAATCCAGAGAAGGACAACATTTACAATGTTACAGTgtccaaaatccaagatgatGTCTAGCCTTGTATCATGATATCAGTGTAAAATCCATATATTGCCCAACCCTAGCTGACACTGTGCAAAAAAGTCATCTCATGTACGTATTTAGGCAATAATCACTCAATAACTTTATACAATTtgtaaaacaaagcaaatattGTGGAGTCTTATTGGTAACAATATAAACGTAAAAAAAGACACGTACTGACTAACAATACTGAAAATACATTCAATGCAGTAAGGTGGTATTTTCACTGTTGACGGTGACGTTGGACGCAACATACCTAACTTTTTAATAGAGTTAAGAGACAATCTCCAACCACATTAAGTGTGCAATTTTAGTGTTTCATCCCCCTCACTTTAAAGCTGGATTTAGTAACAtgtaaactaaaaaaaacattactgaTTTAAGCTGTACGCACAAGAGTAGCAAATGATAAAACATGACTTGGCCTATCGTTTGTAATTTTGGCACATATTTATAAGCAGAAAAGAAACATCTGTTACCAGTTGTTATCGGTTATCTCCACTAACAGataaacacagatacacaaaacaCAGTGATAGATGAATAAAAGACGCTCTCTATAAAATCAAGGtctgaaaatattattttgattcTGCTACAGTATCAAATTTGTATCTTAAAATGCTGACGGTAACTGCAGAACTGAAATTTACCAATGCTGACTGCTTTACCAGCTGTTACGCAGGTTTAATTGCTGACAGACAAAAATCTACTTTCACTTCCTtcaaaaggaaaagcagcagcagacaatTATAAAACCAGACCAGGGAGGCATGAGTTGCAGCAGGAAGAAAGACATTAGTTGTATATGTGTCCATTAGTGTCTATGATCTGTCTTATACAAGCCAAGACTTTTATCTGGGTCATTTGGCAGATATCCAAAATGCCCCTTTGTGTtgttcaaacacaaacagcattgGACCATGTCAATAAACTCACCCAGGAAGAGCTCAAGGCTACACCCACTTATGCAACATGTTGACCTATGCCCTCTTAAGAAGTGAGATTACAAACAGCAGACCTTTCTAAAAGGCCTTGCACACAAGCTACTCTCTGTTACATTATT from Epinephelus moara isolate mb chromosome 4, YSFRI_EMoa_1.0, whole genome shotgun sequence encodes the following:
- the LOC126388743 gene encoding NEDD4 family-interacting protein 1-like is translated as MAEQNSNVRYQELVNEEEPSQPSQESPAQDAPPPYSSVAAANAAFFEYKEDGGRFPNPPSYSVATTLPSYDEAERSKEEAAIPLVTGRVMEDDFVARDDFEDADQLRIGNDGIFMLTFFMAFLFNWIGFFLSFCLTTSAAGRYGAISGFGLSLIKWVLIVRFSTYFPGYFDGQYWLWWVFLALGFMLFIRGFVNYSRVRKLADPTYATLPRTRVLFIY